AGCACTGAGAGTATATTGCGGAAACGGAAAAAGCCTCTTTAGAAGTTAGTGAGTGTGCCCATATTACATTTGTGGTATGAGTAAGAACATTTATCCCCACTGTTGTCCATGCTGCCACTAATGTTGTAAAAACTACTTTAACCGCTCTTGACAACGTCATAAAGAGGATTCCCTTGTAAGCTTCCTGCCTCTTCCCTGAATATGCCCATAAAAGAAACAACTGTCCCCATGACACTACAGAGGTAGCTAATGATACCCCATAGACATCATGAAAGAGATGCCCCAGTAAGAAGCTCAAGCAAATATTAGATATAGCCGTCGCCACACCTATGAGTAGGGGCACAGTGTATTTCCTATCTGCATAAAACAGCACAGAAACCAGGGCACTTAGTGCCATAGGAATAATACTTCCTCCATATCCCCAAAGGACTTTGACTATCGCTAAAACAGCTTCTCTAGAGAATTGCCCATGTTCATACAACATTCTGACTCCAGGCATAGCTAATAGGAATAGTCCTATGGTCATAACAATCATCACAGATATCGTGAGATTGAGAGCAAAAATAAGTAAATCTGGACCATTTCTATTATCTTTTTTCTGCACACAACGAGAAATGGCGGGCAATAACACGGTGAATACCCCGAGTCCAAAAAGATGTATTGGCAACTGTTGTATACGCGCTGCGTACCAGAGATATAACGGGCCTACAGGATTGATATATTTCGCAATAAACATATCGCTCATTGTGTTGATTTGAAAAACAGCACTATTTAGTAGTCCTAATGACAGTGGAGCTAAAACTTTTTTAATACTATCAACCTTTTTCGGTTTTGTGTTCCATTGAGACAGGAATTTTTTAACTCCGGGAACTGTAACAAACCATTCCAAAACAAAACCGCAAGTAATGATCACAGCTATACGGACAATTCCAACCTTTGGTGGCACATTACGGTTGGCTACTACAGAAGCAATCCATAGGAGATTTACCAAGGAAGGAGCTAATCCTACTCCAAGAAATTTTTTTTCACAGTGGAGTAATGTTGCATTTACCGTGTAAAACAGAAGAAATATTCCTGCAGGCAACATGATCATTGTTAATAAGAGAACATCCGAAGAATAGTTAAGAGCCTTGTATCGGTACAGCAACCCAGCTTCTATCAAAAGAGTAAATGAAACAGAAAAACAAGCAAAAAATTTGAAAAATCTTTTAAAGAAGAACGCTGCTCTATTGGGATCTTGAGATCTTAAATATTCAAAATAAGGGATGAAAGCTGTCCCCAGCACGTTCCCGCCTAAAATTTTTCTGAGCATAAAAATCATGCGAAAAGATATCCAGAAAGTAGCTACCAGAGGATCTGCCCCAAAATAAGTCGCCATGACTATCTCTCTGGCCATACCCGTAATCCTACTGAATAAAGTTCCAGAAAGAACATTAAAAACAGATCCCGCAACAGATTTTTGTCCATCTTTCTTGTTCATTAATATTTTTCTCTCCTTATATACTCCAGAGTGAACTGTATCGTTTTTTAATCATGAAAATAATCGCACATCCAGACAAACCTCTTTTGGGAGCCCATACGTCAACGGCAGGCGGGTTACATAACGCTCTTATAGAGGGTCAAGAAATAGGGGCATCTACTGTTCAATTATTCACAGCAAACCAGCGGCAATGGCGAAGAAAACCATTAAAGGAAGAGGCCATCGC
This sequence is a window from Chlamydiifrater volucris. Protein-coding genes within it:
- a CDS encoding lipid II flippase MurJ, with product MNKKDGQKSVAGSVFNVLSGTLFSRITGMAREIVMATYFGADPLVATFWISFRMIFMLRKILGGNVLGTAFIPYFEYLRSQDPNRAAFFFKRFFKFFACFSVSFTLLIEAGLLYRYKALNYSSDVLLLTMIMLPAGIFLLFYTVNATLLHCEKKFLGVGLAPSLVNLLWIASVVANRNVPPKVGIVRIAVIITCGFVLEWFVTVPGVKKFLSQWNTKPKKVDSIKKVLAPLSLGLLNSAVFQINTMSDMFIAKYINPVGPLYLWYAARIQQLPIHLFGLGVFTVLLPAISRCVQKKDNRNGPDLLIFALNLTISVMIVMTIGLFLLAMPGVRMLYEHGQFSREAVLAIVKVLWGYGGSIIPMALSALVSVLFYADRKYTVPLLIGVATAISNICLSFLLGHLFHDVYGVSLATSVVSWGQLFLLWAYSGKRQEAYKGILFMTLSRAVKVVFTTLVAAWTTVGINVLTHTTNVIWAHSLTSKEAFSVSAIYSQCFAFCSESGIFLAFLFIFAKLFGTEDLLNLTSFDYWKGRGGVLRQSEQLMEEKEN